Proteins encoded within one genomic window of Anastrepha ludens isolate Willacy chromosome 4, idAnaLude1.1, whole genome shotgun sequence:
- the LOC128860346 gene encoding probable serine hydrolase encodes MESKDDFTRRYRHAGDLTDEPPIREFAEITIPVPWGHLSGKWFGPQNCQPVLGLHGWQDNAGTFDLLMPLLSPEVPFLSIDLPGHGLSSRLPNGCYYNLVDNLYVILIVMKQYNWQKVSLVGHSMGSIIAFVFAAVFPDKVDMVIGIDALKPHQRPPASAIRTVETRMREFVKEDERNRSQEEPPSYSFDELIERIFIGTFHSINKDRCKHMLARNIQKSEKYPEKYFFSRDRRLKFYNYLVGSQELCVEMAKRIQCPYLFIKARHSSYFEDKKYYDEVLAILQMKSSFEYSEVDGSHHVHINHPERISEQVNDFINRYGPLAKQKATTPSKL; translated from the exons ATGGAGTCCAAAGATGATTTTACCCGGCGTTATCGCCATGCGGGAGATCTAACGGATGAGCCACCGATTCGTgag TTTGCAGAGATTACTATTCCTGTACCTTGGGGTCATTTATCCGGTAAATGGTTTGGCCCCCAAAACTGCCAACCCGTACTAGGCCTGCATGGTTGGCAAGATAATGCTGGCACATTTGACTTACTTATGCCTCTTTTGTCACCAGAGGTGCCGTTCCTTTCGATTGATCTACCCGGTCATGGACTCTCATCTCGACTGCCAAATGGTTGCTACTACAATTTGGTTGACAATTTATACGTAATATTAATTGTAATGAAGCAATATAATTGGCAAAAAGTCTCCTTAGTCGGTCATTCTATGGGCTCTATCATTGCATTTGTATTCGCCGCTGTTTTTCCGGATAAAGTGGACATGGTTATCGGTATTGATGCACTAAAACCACATCAACGTCCACCCGCCAGTGCTATACGCACAGTGGAAACGCGTATGCGTGAGTTTGTAAAGGAGGATGAACGTAATCGATCTCAGGAAGAGCCACCAAGCTATTCCTTTGACGAACTCATTGAACGCATTTTTATTGGCACATTCCATTCCATTAATAAAGACCGTTGTAAACATATGTTGGCACGCAACATACAAAAATCGGAAAAATATCCCGAGAAGTATTTCTTTAGTCGAGATCGTCGCCTGAAGTTTTACAATTATTTGGTTGGATCACAGGAACTTTGTGTAGAAATGGCTAAACGTATACAGTGTCcctatttattcattaaagcGCGTCATTCAAGTTATTTCGAGGATAAGAAGTATTATGATGAAGTATTAGcaattttgcaaatgaaatcGAGTTTTGAATATTCGGAGGTGGATGGATCCCATCATGTGCACATAAACCATCCTGAACGCATTAGTGAGCAAGTAAATGATTTTATAAATCGTTATGGCCCGCTGGCAAAGCAAAAAGCCACAACTCCGAGCAAACTATAA